In Miscanthus floridulus cultivar M001 chromosome 5, ASM1932011v1, whole genome shotgun sequence, one genomic interval encodes:
- the LOC136451960 gene encoding probable protein S-acyltransferase 4 isoform X1: protein MMGERAPDRRRLYQVWKGSNKFLFGGRLIFGPDAGSLFLSTVLIACPLAGLCFQCVTKLSSGSSERQPLGLPVLLSTILLGLSDLAFLFLTSSRDPGIVPRNARPPEQAEGGGDGDGDPVAAADDDVVTASTEWVMTSAANPHLRLPRTRDVAVAGGHVVRVKYCDTCLLYRPPRASHCSICNNCVHKFDHHCPWVGQCIGLRNYRFFFLFISTSTFLCLYVFVLSWLNIAAQRPRHGGSLLRSMTGEPLSLVLIVYTFVVAWFVGGLTVFHIYLMSTNQTTYENFRYRYDEKENPYNRGVLANVSEVFCTGMPPSMNNFRAWVELPARAPPEAFVDGGPFTSRNKIDLEMGYKGVVQMQRPAGVPAILQGLHYAEMEKNSASFHIKDRQTAEAPDPFMIPEEPPHPAAVGASSPTVFVHDNGVE from the exons ATGATGGGGGAGCGGGCGCCGGACCGAAGGAGGCTGTACCAGGTTTGGAAAGGAAGCAAT AAATTCCTCTTTGGGGGGCGGCTGATTTTCGGCCCGGACGCGGGCTCCCTCTTCCTATCCACAGTCCTGATAGCATGCCCGTTGGCCGGCCTGTGCTTCCAGTGCGTCACCAAGCTCAGCTCCGGCAGCTCGGAGAGGCAACCGCTCGGCCTGCCggtcctcctctccaccatcctTCTTGGGCTATCG GATCTGGCGTTCCTGTTCCTGACATCGAGCAGGGACCCGGGGATCGTGCCGAGGAACGCGCGCCCGCCGGAGCAGGCGGAGGgcggcggggacggggacggcgaccccgtcgccgccgccgatgaCGACGTCGTCACGGCGTCGACCGAGTGGGTGATGACGAGCGCCGCGAACCCGCACCTCCGGCTGCCGCGCACCAGGGACGTGGCCGTCGCGGGGGGCCACGTCGTCCGGGTGAAGTACTGCGACACGTGCCTGCTGTACCGGCCGCCGCGGGCGTCGCACTGCTCCATCTGCAACAACTGCGTCCACAAGTTCGACCACCACTGCCCCTGGGTCGGCCAGTGCATCGGCCTG CGCAACtaccgcttcttcttcctcttcatctcGACGTCCACGTTCCTGTGCCTCTACGTCTTCGTGCTGTCCTGGCTCAACATCGCCGCGCAGAGGCCGCGACACGGCGGGTCGCTGCTGAGGTCCATGACCGGCGAGCCGCTCTCCCTCGTGCTCATCGTCTACACCTTCGTCGTCGCGTGGTTCGTCGGCGGCCTCACCGTCTTCCACATCTACCTCATGAGCACCAACCAG ACGACGTACGAGAACTTCAGGTACCGGTACGACGAGAAGGAGAACCCGTACAACAGGGGCGTGCTGGCCAACGTGTCCGAGGTGTTCTGCACCGGGATGCCGCCGTCGATGAACAATTTCCGGGCATGGGTGGAGCTGCCGGCACGAGCACCGCCGGAGGCGTTCGTGGACGGCGGGCCGTTTACTTCCAGGAACAAGATCGACCTGGAGATGGGGTACAAGGGCGTAGTGCAAATGCAACGCCCTGCTGGTGTTCCAGCCATCTTGCAGGGGCTGCATTACGCGGAAATGGAGAAGAACAGTGCCAGCTTCCACATCAAGGACCGCCAAACCGCGGAGGCGCCGGACCCCTTCATGATCCCGGAGGAGCCGCCACACCCTGCGGCAGTAGGAGCTTCGTCTCCAACTGTGTTTGTACATGACAACGGAGTCGAATGA
- the LOC136451960 gene encoding probable protein S-acyltransferase 4 isoform X2 has protein sequence MYKFLFGGRLIFGPDAGSLFLSTVLIACPLAGLCFQCVTKLSSGSSERQPLGLPVLLSTILLGLSDLAFLFLTSSRDPGIVPRNARPPEQAEGGGDGDGDPVAAADDDVVTASTEWVMTSAANPHLRLPRTRDVAVAGGHVVRVKYCDTCLLYRPPRASHCSICNNCVHKFDHHCPWVGQCIGLRNYRFFFLFISTSTFLCLYVFVLSWLNIAAQRPRHGGSLLRSMTGEPLSLVLIVYTFVVAWFVGGLTVFHIYLMSTNQTTYENFRYRYDEKENPYNRGVLANVSEVFCTGMPPSMNNFRAWVELPARAPPEAFVDGGPFTSRNKIDLEMGYKGVVQMQRPAGVPAILQGLHYAEMEKNSASFHIKDRQTAEAPDPFMIPEEPPHPAAVGASSPTVFVHDNGVE, from the exons ATGTAT AAATTCCTCTTTGGGGGGCGGCTGATTTTCGGCCCGGACGCGGGCTCCCTCTTCCTATCCACAGTCCTGATAGCATGCCCGTTGGCCGGCCTGTGCTTCCAGTGCGTCACCAAGCTCAGCTCCGGCAGCTCGGAGAGGCAACCGCTCGGCCTGCCggtcctcctctccaccatcctTCTTGGGCTATCG GATCTGGCGTTCCTGTTCCTGACATCGAGCAGGGACCCGGGGATCGTGCCGAGGAACGCGCGCCCGCCGGAGCAGGCGGAGGgcggcggggacggggacggcgaccccgtcgccgccgccgatgaCGACGTCGTCACGGCGTCGACCGAGTGGGTGATGACGAGCGCCGCGAACCCGCACCTCCGGCTGCCGCGCACCAGGGACGTGGCCGTCGCGGGGGGCCACGTCGTCCGGGTGAAGTACTGCGACACGTGCCTGCTGTACCGGCCGCCGCGGGCGTCGCACTGCTCCATCTGCAACAACTGCGTCCACAAGTTCGACCACCACTGCCCCTGGGTCGGCCAGTGCATCGGCCTG CGCAACtaccgcttcttcttcctcttcatctcGACGTCCACGTTCCTGTGCCTCTACGTCTTCGTGCTGTCCTGGCTCAACATCGCCGCGCAGAGGCCGCGACACGGCGGGTCGCTGCTGAGGTCCATGACCGGCGAGCCGCTCTCCCTCGTGCTCATCGTCTACACCTTCGTCGTCGCGTGGTTCGTCGGCGGCCTCACCGTCTTCCACATCTACCTCATGAGCACCAACCAG ACGACGTACGAGAACTTCAGGTACCGGTACGACGAGAAGGAGAACCCGTACAACAGGGGCGTGCTGGCCAACGTGTCCGAGGTGTTCTGCACCGGGATGCCGCCGTCGATGAACAATTTCCGGGCATGGGTGGAGCTGCCGGCACGAGCACCGCCGGAGGCGTTCGTGGACGGCGGGCCGTTTACTTCCAGGAACAAGATCGACCTGGAGATGGGGTACAAGGGCGTAGTGCAAATGCAACGCCCTGCTGGTGTTCCAGCCATCTTGCAGGGGCTGCATTACGCGGAAATGGAGAAGAACAGTGCCAGCTTCCACATCAAGGACCGCCAAACCGCGGAGGCGCCGGACCCCTTCATGATCCCGGAGGAGCCGCCACACCCTGCGGCAGTAGGAGCTTCGTCTCCAACTGTGTTTGTACATGACAACGGAGTCGAATGA
- the LOC136449836 gene encoding CO(2)-response secreted protease-like isoform X2, which produces MVNTGRFVILVLAYRLLSYVVYMGSPSGGGNGGGVSDPEAVQAAHLQMLSSIVPSDEQGRVALTQSYHHAFEGFAAALTEKEAAALSAHERVVSVFKDRALQLHTTRSWDFLEVQSGLQSGRLGRRASGDVIIGIIDTGVWPESPSFNDAGMSDVPARWRGVCMEGTDFKKSNCNKKLIGARYYGVQPESSASNASSSAVATPAATGTPRDTVGHGTHTASTAAGAVVSDADYYGLARGAAKGGAPLSRVAVYRACSLGGCSTSAVLKAIDDAVGDGVDVISISIGMSSVLQSDFLTDPIALGALHAHQSGVLVVCSGGNDGPNPYTVVNSAPWILTVAASSIDRSFQSSIALGNGDVVKGVAINFSNHSLGGEKYPLVFGAEVAAHYAPVAEASNCYPGSLDAQKVAGKIVVCVSTDPMVSRRVKKLVAEGSGARGLVLIDDAEKDVPFVAGGFALSQVGTDAGAQILEYINSTKNPTAVILPTEDVGDFKPAPVVASFSSRGPGLTESILKPDLMAPGVSILAATIPSTDSEDVPPGKKPSAYAIKSGTSMACPHVAGAAAFVKSAHPGWTPSMIRSALMTTATTTNNLGKPLASSTGAAATGHDMGAGEMSPLRALSPGLVFDTTTQDYLNFLCYYGYKEQHVRKISGAARFSCPAGAPSPDLIASAVNYPSISVPRLQRGQPATVARTAMNVGPSNTTYAATVDAPAGLTVRVSPDWLVFSRRWTTARYEVSFDVDAGAGVSKGYVHGAVTWSDGAHSVRTPFAVNVL; this is translated from the exons ATGGTGAACACCGGGCGCTTCGTCATCCTCGTCCTCGCCTACCGCCTCCTG TCGTATGTCGTCTACATGGGGAGCCCGTCGGGAGGCGGAAACGGCGGCGGCGTCAGCGACCCGGAGGCGGTGCAGGCGGCTCACCTGCAGATGCTGTCGTCCATCGTCCCGAGCGACGAGCAGGGGAGGGTGGCGCTGACACAGAGCTACCACCACGCGTTCGAGGGCTTCGCAGCCGCGCTCACCGAGAAGGAGGCCGCCGCGCTCTCCG CGCACGAGAGGGTGGTGTCCGTGTTCAAGGATCGAGCCCTGCAGCTGCACACCACGCGGTCGTGGGACTTCCTGGAAGTGCAGTCCGGGCTCCAGTCCGGCCGCCTCGGCCGACGGGCGTCCGGCGACGTCATCATCGGCATCATCGACACGGGTGTCTGGCCGGAGTCGCCGAGCTTCAACGACGCCGGGATGAGTGACGTGccggcgcggtggcgcggcgtGTGCATGGAAGGAACAGACTTCAAGAAGAGCAACTGCAACAA GAAGCTGATCGGCGCCCGGTACTACGGCGTCCAGCCCGAGTCGTCGGCATCGAACGCCTCCAGCAGCGCCGTGGCGACGCCGGCCGCCACCGGCACGCCGCGGGACACCGTGGGCCACGGCACGCACACGGCGTCCACGGCGGCCGGCGCGGTCGTGTCGGACGCGGACTACTACGGGCTCGCCCGAGGCGCAGCTAAAGGCGGGGCGCCGTTGAGCCGGGTGGCCGTGTACCGCGCGTGCTCGCTGGGCGGGTGCTCCACGTCGGCGGTGCTCAAGGCCATCGACGACGCGGTGGGCGACGGCGTGGAcgtcatctccatctccatcggcATGAGCTCCGTGCTCCAGTCCGACTTCCTCACCGACCCCATCGCGCTGGGCGCGCTCCACGCGCACCAGAGCGGCGTGCTGGTCGTCTGCTCCGGCGGCAACGACGGGCCCAACCCCTACACCGTCGTCAACTCCGCGCCGTGGATCCTCACCGTCGCCGCCTCTTCCATCGACCGCTCCTTCCAGTCCAGCATCGCTCTCGGCAACGGCGACGTCGTCAAG GGAGTGGCGATAAACTTCTCCAACCACAGCCTCGGCGGCGAGAAGTACCCTCTGGTGTTCGGGGCCGAGGTGGCAGCCCACTACGCGCCGGTCGCCGAGGCGAG CAACTGCTATCCTGGGTCATTGGACGCGCAGAAGGTGGCCGGGAAGATCGTGGTGTGCGTGAGCACGGACCCGATGGTGTCGCGGCGGGTGAAGAAGCTGGTCGCCGAGGGGTCCGGCGCCAGGGGACTGGTGCTCATCGACGACGCCGAGAAGGACGTGCCGTTCGTCGCCGGCGGCTTCGCGCTATCCCAAGTCGGCACCGACGCCGGCGCGCAGATCCTCGAGTACATCAACTCCACAAA GAATCCGACGGCCGTAATCCTCCCGACCGAGGACGTCGGGGACTTCAAGCCGGCGCCGGTGGTGGCGTCCTTCTCGTCGCGTGGCCCCGGCCTCACCGAGTCCATCCTGAAG CCTGATCTGATGGCGCCCGGCGTCAGCATCCTGGCCGCCACGATCCCGTCCACGGATAGCGAGGACGTGCCGCCGGGGAAGAAGCCCTCGGCCTACGCCATCAAGTCCGGCACCTCGATGGCCTGCCCGCacgtcgccggcgccgccgccttcGTCAAGTCGGCGCACCCGGGCTGGACGCCGTCCATGATCAGATCAGCTCTGATGACCACAG CGACGACGACGAACAACCTCGGGAAGCCACTGGCGAGCAGCACGGGCGCGGCGGCGACGGGGCACGACATGGGCGCCGGGGAGATGAGCCCTCTGCGCGCGCTCAGCCCGGGCCTGGTGTTCGACACCACCACGCAGGACTACCTCAACTTCCTCTGCTACTACGGCTACAAGGAGCAGCACGTCCGGAAGATCTCCGGCGCCGCGCGCTTCTCCTGCCCCGCGGGCGCGCCCTCGCCGGACCTCATCGCGTCGGCCGTCAACTACCCGTCCATCTCCGTGCCGCGGCTGCAGAGGGGGCAGCCCGCCACCGTGGCGCGCACCGCCATGAACGTGGGGCCGTCGAACACGACGTACGCGGCCACCGTCGACGCGCCCGCCGGCCTGACGGTGCGGGTCTCGCCCGACTGGCTTGTGTTCTCGAGGAGGTGGACGACGGCGAGGTACGAGGTGAGCTTCGACGTGGACGCCGGCGCAGGCGTGAGCAAGGGGTACGTGCACGGCGCCGTCACCTGGTCCGACGGCGCGCACTCGGTGCGGACGCCGTTCGCGGTCAATGTCCTCTGA
- the LOC136449836 gene encoding CO(2)-response secreted protease-like isoform X1 — MVNTGRFVILVLAYRLLVPLLSASAQPDHNTKESYVVYMGSPSGGGNGGGVSDPEAVQAAHLQMLSSIVPSDEQGRVALTQSYHHAFEGFAAALTEKEAAALSAHERVVSVFKDRALQLHTTRSWDFLEVQSGLQSGRLGRRASGDVIIGIIDTGVWPESPSFNDAGMSDVPARWRGVCMEGTDFKKSNCNKKLIGARYYGVQPESSASNASSSAVATPAATGTPRDTVGHGTHTASTAAGAVVSDADYYGLARGAAKGGAPLSRVAVYRACSLGGCSTSAVLKAIDDAVGDGVDVISISIGMSSVLQSDFLTDPIALGALHAHQSGVLVVCSGGNDGPNPYTVVNSAPWILTVAASSIDRSFQSSIALGNGDVVKGVAINFSNHSLGGEKYPLVFGAEVAAHYAPVAEASNCYPGSLDAQKVAGKIVVCVSTDPMVSRRVKKLVAEGSGARGLVLIDDAEKDVPFVAGGFALSQVGTDAGAQILEYINSTKNPTAVILPTEDVGDFKPAPVVASFSSRGPGLTESILKPDLMAPGVSILAATIPSTDSEDVPPGKKPSAYAIKSGTSMACPHVAGAAAFVKSAHPGWTPSMIRSALMTTATTTNNLGKPLASSTGAAATGHDMGAGEMSPLRALSPGLVFDTTTQDYLNFLCYYGYKEQHVRKISGAARFSCPAGAPSPDLIASAVNYPSISVPRLQRGQPATVARTAMNVGPSNTTYAATVDAPAGLTVRVSPDWLVFSRRWTTARYEVSFDVDAGAGVSKGYVHGAVTWSDGAHSVRTPFAVNVL, encoded by the exons ATGGTGAACACCGGGCGCTTCGTCATCCTCGTCCTCGCCTACCGCCTCCTGGTACCCCTCCTCTCAGCCTCAGCTCAACCGGACCACAACACCAAAGAG TCGTATGTCGTCTACATGGGGAGCCCGTCGGGAGGCGGAAACGGCGGCGGCGTCAGCGACCCGGAGGCGGTGCAGGCGGCTCACCTGCAGATGCTGTCGTCCATCGTCCCGAGCGACGAGCAGGGGAGGGTGGCGCTGACACAGAGCTACCACCACGCGTTCGAGGGCTTCGCAGCCGCGCTCACCGAGAAGGAGGCCGCCGCGCTCTCCG CGCACGAGAGGGTGGTGTCCGTGTTCAAGGATCGAGCCCTGCAGCTGCACACCACGCGGTCGTGGGACTTCCTGGAAGTGCAGTCCGGGCTCCAGTCCGGCCGCCTCGGCCGACGGGCGTCCGGCGACGTCATCATCGGCATCATCGACACGGGTGTCTGGCCGGAGTCGCCGAGCTTCAACGACGCCGGGATGAGTGACGTGccggcgcggtggcgcggcgtGTGCATGGAAGGAACAGACTTCAAGAAGAGCAACTGCAACAA GAAGCTGATCGGCGCCCGGTACTACGGCGTCCAGCCCGAGTCGTCGGCATCGAACGCCTCCAGCAGCGCCGTGGCGACGCCGGCCGCCACCGGCACGCCGCGGGACACCGTGGGCCACGGCACGCACACGGCGTCCACGGCGGCCGGCGCGGTCGTGTCGGACGCGGACTACTACGGGCTCGCCCGAGGCGCAGCTAAAGGCGGGGCGCCGTTGAGCCGGGTGGCCGTGTACCGCGCGTGCTCGCTGGGCGGGTGCTCCACGTCGGCGGTGCTCAAGGCCATCGACGACGCGGTGGGCGACGGCGTGGAcgtcatctccatctccatcggcATGAGCTCCGTGCTCCAGTCCGACTTCCTCACCGACCCCATCGCGCTGGGCGCGCTCCACGCGCACCAGAGCGGCGTGCTGGTCGTCTGCTCCGGCGGCAACGACGGGCCCAACCCCTACACCGTCGTCAACTCCGCGCCGTGGATCCTCACCGTCGCCGCCTCTTCCATCGACCGCTCCTTCCAGTCCAGCATCGCTCTCGGCAACGGCGACGTCGTCAAG GGAGTGGCGATAAACTTCTCCAACCACAGCCTCGGCGGCGAGAAGTACCCTCTGGTGTTCGGGGCCGAGGTGGCAGCCCACTACGCGCCGGTCGCCGAGGCGAG CAACTGCTATCCTGGGTCATTGGACGCGCAGAAGGTGGCCGGGAAGATCGTGGTGTGCGTGAGCACGGACCCGATGGTGTCGCGGCGGGTGAAGAAGCTGGTCGCCGAGGGGTCCGGCGCCAGGGGACTGGTGCTCATCGACGACGCCGAGAAGGACGTGCCGTTCGTCGCCGGCGGCTTCGCGCTATCCCAAGTCGGCACCGACGCCGGCGCGCAGATCCTCGAGTACATCAACTCCACAAA GAATCCGACGGCCGTAATCCTCCCGACCGAGGACGTCGGGGACTTCAAGCCGGCGCCGGTGGTGGCGTCCTTCTCGTCGCGTGGCCCCGGCCTCACCGAGTCCATCCTGAAG CCTGATCTGATGGCGCCCGGCGTCAGCATCCTGGCCGCCACGATCCCGTCCACGGATAGCGAGGACGTGCCGCCGGGGAAGAAGCCCTCGGCCTACGCCATCAAGTCCGGCACCTCGATGGCCTGCCCGCacgtcgccggcgccgccgccttcGTCAAGTCGGCGCACCCGGGCTGGACGCCGTCCATGATCAGATCAGCTCTGATGACCACAG CGACGACGACGAACAACCTCGGGAAGCCACTGGCGAGCAGCACGGGCGCGGCGGCGACGGGGCACGACATGGGCGCCGGGGAGATGAGCCCTCTGCGCGCGCTCAGCCCGGGCCTGGTGTTCGACACCACCACGCAGGACTACCTCAACTTCCTCTGCTACTACGGCTACAAGGAGCAGCACGTCCGGAAGATCTCCGGCGCCGCGCGCTTCTCCTGCCCCGCGGGCGCGCCCTCGCCGGACCTCATCGCGTCGGCCGTCAACTACCCGTCCATCTCCGTGCCGCGGCTGCAGAGGGGGCAGCCCGCCACCGTGGCGCGCACCGCCATGAACGTGGGGCCGTCGAACACGACGTACGCGGCCACCGTCGACGCGCCCGCCGGCCTGACGGTGCGGGTCTCGCCCGACTGGCTTGTGTTCTCGAGGAGGTGGACGACGGCGAGGTACGAGGTGAGCTTCGACGTGGACGCCGGCGCAGGCGTGAGCAAGGGGTACGTGCACGGCGCCGTCACCTGGTCCGACGGCGCGCACTCGGTGCGGACGCCGTTCGCGGTCAATGTCCTCTGA